One Dioscorea cayenensis subsp. rotundata cultivar TDr96_F1 chromosome 19, TDr96_F1_v2_PseudoChromosome.rev07_lg8_w22 25.fasta, whole genome shotgun sequence genomic window, aaatctccgccgtccatgtcaatcaatgctttggaagtccacaagaacggcctcccaagtatcaagggtacatccgcatcctcatcgatgtctagcaccacaaagtctacaggaaatatgtacttgtccaccttcacaagcacgtcttcaatgataactctcagatgtctcactgttttatccgccaattgcaaagtcatccgagtgggcctaggctctcccaagcctagcttttgaaaaaaggtgtatggcatgacgttgatactggcccctgagtccgccaatgccatttcttcacccaaattgccaatgttacacgaaATGATAAAACTTCccgggtttttcttcttgtttggcatattcttttacaacaccgccgagcaagaagcatctaagatcactgaagcactatcctccaacttcctcttgttggtcaacaaatcattcaagaatttttcatacttaggcatttgagctattacctaacaaaaggaatattgatgtggagttgtttgaacaaactcaggaacttcttgtattgttcatccccttggtcattcttcaatctagagggataaaggattcttggcttgaaaggtaggTGTGCCAcatccttctctttgcttgctcccttctcaacctctataacctcgggtgcgtgttcattgggcttctcactcagaagcttaccctcaacctcacgaccacttctcaaagtgatctccttcacatgctctctagggttggtctcggtattactcggcaagcttccttgtggcctttccgataaggacttcgtAATCTGCCCtatttgattttcaagattatgcaaagaggtggtgtggtgcgaagtgtagccttaactgattggaaccttaTATCAGATGATTGCGCAAACCTAGTTAAGGgcttctccaaatcattttcCATCTTTGGgggttgctgttgttgttggaaacccagtagccccatggccttttgtcgaccttggttgctccacgagaaattgggatgactcttccaacccggattgtaggtgatgttgtatgggtttccttaattcctcatagcattacctacaaaattgacattctcaaccgaagatgcatcaccaatagagatcgggcaatcggaggaagtatgtcctccaccacacctggtgcaagtagtcacagccgccactctattcgaagttaggagatctaacttcttactcaatgattccacttgagccgctaatgaggttactgcatctatctgaTGGAGGcaggccacctttttcttctccctagcatacTATTGGTAGCTGTTTTacctcatttcttcaattaggtGATGGgtctcaccgggggtcttgctaccttaGGTACCTTCTGctgctgcatccaagagttgtcttgtactcggatttaaaccgttgtaaaaggtctgaagaatcatccactccgggaatccatgttgagggcactttctcaggagctccttgaacctttcctatgtctcgaatagagactccaattctaattatacaaaggatgagatctcattcctaagctttgcagattttccgggagggaaataatggccaagaaaagcttctaccatctcctcccatgtggtaattgatgctctaggtaatgagtatatccactgcttcgctctccctttcaaggaaaatgggaaggctctcaacttgatggcgtCATCCGTTACCCTatttatcttaagcatgtcgcacacctcgagaaagttctctatatggttgttcagatcttcatcggccaaaccattaaactgtacagattgctgcaacatgtggatgaatcccggcttcagctcaaagttctgagctgtaatctggggacgcacaatgctcgattgtgtccccaatactgaaggtctagcataatcagataatgtccgctactgctcattctgttctgccttgttttcagattcttctacttccaaatcagctagattagactgtttttgcacaggctctttcctttttcttctaaatgtacgttcgagctcaggatctccttcaatcaatatcgtagggttccctcgggtcataacctggagctgcaccaaaagaaagaaaacaaaatcagaacgatgataaaaaaaaagatatgaaatagaatgaatgtaTAGATAAgaaagcaaagtgcaaagtatctctaaacgtctactccccggcaacggcgacAAAAACTTGACACTTCCATATTTGCGTGTAAACCaaaagtgcatgggtgtcgaagtaataatcccatatgagtgggtatcgtatccacagagagtagggaataaagacacttaagttgtttcttaactaatgtggaagatgaatagtgataagtgtgacaaaatatgaaataatgaaaataaaagcaacaagataaagagcacaagtaaaggagaaggtaaagcaatcgataaatatggggtacccggatattgatccgcctaggacaatcatttcaagtgcaagaatcgtctattatacttcctaattgatgcaacaatgagtcgtgaaaatccttaattacatgatcccatatctaaggtcaaccatgcctaactctatacatgtcccggagaagagattgaataacctctcaacctcgcactcgcatagaattgcaatgagctctagagattccaagtgataaaccctattcctatgtatagacttaaccctttggtctaggtggaagatccctagccacaattaagccctaggtgctaaaatcacttcagcacttcactctgttgcactcgcaactaagcccatacggaaggtcatcccttagcccattcactctactatttccacaaagaactcttggaacgtggaggtaggatagatcacaccagaggggaatggggtgtatgtgctgaacatgtggtaccctgtcctgatttttgacctctagcttctttttttgattttgtgcatgcattaggggtaaaatggtcatatTTCACTAGTGGTATCCTTGCATGAGTGCACAATAGGTTGTATGTCAAAACCAACACAAAACTAGAGGCGAAAAGGTCTTTTTGAACcctttttcattctattttctcttataagggcattttggtaatttctcctttgttttgaaaagaaaatttgaaaatttaaaaatttgaaaggaCAAGAAGCAACGTGGCTTCTCTGTTTCTCATTCCTTtcttatcttcttgttttcattttttttcttcttcatttcgaCCGATCACCAAATTTCGAAACAAAATTTGTCGAtgaaatttttcttcaaatcaaaGCCTCAAAATCCTACCTCCCAAGCTCTTGAATgtggtaaggcttcgatccaaggtttttccTTCGTATTTTCCtcatatttctttgtttttgaaatttttaaaaatcctaGAAAAAAACCTTAGTTTGAGTTGCTTTtgggctcaaattgaagccaatgttgttgatattcatttgtgtgtatgtttgtcaagaaattttgtgttttggGGTTGTAAATCGATGAGAAACCATTGAAAAAAGGCCagttttactatagcaaattcgtggttactgtagcaccaaaaacCTTGGACTTTTCTTGTagttctttggtccaaattgaagcccttcttccttggaattcattggaactagttttactttgatttgagGTCGTTTGGATCAAAAATGACATTGTTTTtccctaaaaccctagagttacatgttcgacatgtaaccttacattcgcatgcattttagtttccattcttgtgttcattggttcttggattccttgtttgactctaggtggcgaagcttcCTCCCAGGGGAAGGAAATTGCCGACCAGTGAGCGCGTCTCGAGGCGAGACGACAGGTTCAGTGAGTAGcttaattgttaattgcatatacttaataagagtattacagtatttttttataagttttatatcataaatttgatgttaaacaagatttcatttgctatatatatatggatattttgagtatggagttattttgccaaagatgattctagtatacttaaacatatgtattttgaaagatacatgtttacatgtatgtGTATATGCATTTACATGCAAAGGGAATATGGaatgatgtatatttccgtatttacacatcatatgcttgattcctctagttggaattggaaagaattgcattttagcatttggatgttgatggtgACATGAAATTTAGTCCGCCACTGCAGTGGGGGGTCCCACGGTCCAGCCTAATcggaggcggcgtggtcaaccctgagtttaccctggtcaagaggtgcgcggagccattaacagggggtcttttatgtgagaaacccggggttaCCACATgggaatctcagtggccaacaccaaggaagacaatattgtgaattttaaaagtcttaaaaacaccttggtggtcccgtagctagtcgcggccagattagcttgggaattgtttgaggctagcctgtattttgagcggtgctcaatgtgttggaaaatgttatTTACTTGTACTATTTATGAATCATTGTGTTATCTGTTAACTTGTTGGATGCCTAGAtctacttttatatgttattattattgtggtaattactatttggaatgatttactactttgttatatttatgctgtcaccactcactgggtaacatctcTGTTACTCAGTACTCTATATTCTTCTTCCTCAGGCTGCGACGTTGGACAGGGTTGTGTTGGGCAGGTACTAGACTGACCGGCCTTTTCTTCATGTCTAGGTTAGTTTGCaatgtgcatgtaaactttatggacCACCAGACTTGACTTTTGTATACTGTTcttgtatttgtactttctgGTTGTATTTGCAACCCTGGCTGGTTTTGTGGTGCAGGATGTCTTTCTTTTCAATAAGTTGTGATTATCgggtttgttttgagccttacgatGACTAGGAGGTAGGATGCTTtagggtccactccttgttgtgGCAATTGCCACGTACCCAGctagggtcggggcgtgacagaaCATGCCCCCACTAGAGTTAGTCAAGGCCGAGGGAGACACAGAGATGGGTCCTAGCCAGTACTTGAGCCACAAACTGAGCAAGCATAGGCAGAGGCACCCCCTACAGTGCAGGAGCCCCGACCAGTTTGGATATTCTCTccgactcgagcccatgatcgatttgagaggctcgagagtgctgtagggggtGCTCCAGAGTGATTTGGCTGAGGTTCGGGCGCTAGAGGCCACGAACCACACTAAGGTGATGACACGTCTGCATATTCTACAGCAGCTACTTGAGAGAGACGTGGCCTCACCATTTATCATGCGACCAAGGACCTCTCAGGCATCCacagcaccatcatcaccagtTCAGGCACCGATTGATCCACAAGCATCAGCATCGtcaccaccaccagcagcagagGCGACCGAGCACGACACCGAcccttgatgcgtctttacttcTCTTttagtttcatattttttgtatttcattccgtattttattttggacttgtatcactcagaaaggatcttccttctaagtttataatttatttttgtttcgagttgtatttcattgccctgtctttatatacttgagttgtttttgtttttgttgagcttcactaaaccctcttgtgtatacgtgcatatggtcttgtgagtatggatttgagaactagtcatgcaCACGGTCTTGTGGCCGTGTATGCTCCACAACCTAGTGGggctcaactctcaatgaatatagctccatcaaacgtaccattcggagttcaggggagtattgtttcaattgcccacttccacatatgcttttgattgatttatatcctattgtgcttTAATTACAcaagtttttaaaatacatgctcacgtagacAATgcaggttcaccttagttgcaatgattgtattcttaagtttagggaaatttttaacattgaatgttctcatgctctagtttttacttgaatttctagaaatttttgcccaatCGACAATAGTtacactactcgctcattaaacccttttggaaactcaagtttgatgtttaaggaaCTAGTTAGTTTTGTCTTCTCATGTTACTTTtactgaaaaaaatgaaaagagaaaaacacttattttaagttgtgcatttgggatggaaagagctaccacctatgaagtgtgaagctactctcataagttggatactagttatgccctaataagagaaagagttatctcatgggatgagtaaaagctaccaccctggtagaatgagctaccatctcgaaagtgtgaaagtcaccttagcggccgcttcggaaagggctaccatagcggatgtgtgaagctactaccatctctttgttttatgttgctttgtagataaataagtctcatatacttagaactttgaggagtatatgttgggtCGACCTgaatgagtttacacacacttacacaatttcgggttgttgtcctttttcatccgagtttttagctagagcattgatttttcatatttagtgttaaaagttcccttacttgtagaatgctctccttgcatactttggtgaacctaaggccaagcactttcaattttttttttccttcttctatgcttcaatgttttatttttgcttgaggacaagcaaaagcttaattgtGGGGGGATTTCATAAGTACTTGTAtacgataagcattacttttatcaaattttagcactaatatatgtgtatttgtgttacttgtgtgcatgtaggttgtggagccaaatatagaggaaagaagccaaagtacaTTGGGATTGTACTTTGttaatggaatcttggagtgaacaaacgtgaagacacaagttctgctcgaagatacgtgaatgtgtgccaacctccgagcactcaagcaattacatggtttagaggggTACAAAGATAGACACATTTGCgtatttcgacttgtgcaatgatagcaagatcttcgtcaatgttatACCTTATTTATATTGCCTCGActaaaagtgtggattcaggagtgtttttggcagagtactgtagcatgtactacagtaaattactgtagcagttactgttcacaggcctcTAAAAAACCTAGTTCTGCATGTTCagacgggcatgtgaaaatttcacacgcccgtgtggattcccaattccagcctatataaagctgcattcagcccgatttcagaatcctctttttccatcttttctccatcttttccccaactttggagaggcctactgctagggtttagaagggctttggcaaggtttttgtagtggttctacggccattgacaccgcgttcctttggaagagaatTATTAGAGGAGCTTTCGTAAGCATCGATCCGgcgatgtgtgccctaggcttgacaagagaacctttgaagaggacaagcctactccacaagaccatcgacacgaataccaagggggttttacttatggattgcatgtttttacttttgatttcattattgattgtatcttgctccatggggagttaaacccctagtgggtacttggacttgtaaaccctaggattttattgtttcattgatcttctgttatgctttccttaattgatgtctttaattgagttccaatcttgaatgattgttgaatgatttctcccttagagtgacactagggttgagagtctacattggtagtccttgtgagtgagtgacacaccatgagggttagataaagcaagattggagaggatcgagagggtgagtcgagaggtagcggagcgtcccctttccccttcattgtgattaatcctacctccgtgttccaagagttctttgcggtcacaataggagtgaagtactaagagaggaactccgctgggcttagttgcgcaagcaatagagtgaagcgtcaaaataatccttagtactggggcttaattgtgatttggggtttttcgcctggaccaaagggttaaacctatattaggaatagggtttatcatttggaatccctatagctttTTGCAACtgtatacagtgtgaggtgttgagactgattgatttctccaccggggtatagtgtagagttagtcacggtcgACCTTAGgattgggaccatgtattttaagatttccacgactcattaagcatcagttaggagtcataatagttggtcttgcacttgaagcaataatcctagggggtGCAATggccgagtgccccactttctatcgattgtctttcctctcattttattgcgcatctctttcttattttctttagttcttttcatattgattttgttcacaccactatcgatttatcttcactttagttaagtagcaatctttatgtttctgatcactattccctatggattcgactacccactcaccaggataTTATTAcgtcgacaaacccgtgcacttgcaagtCACACGCAAAGGATGTGTCAAAACCTCATTCCAAGAAAGATGAGATTAAAGAAAACCGATTTtcacatcaacaaaatatatttaagagTTCAAGGCTTTAAATGATCAAGATTTTGCAATCTAAACAATACAATTCCAGGGATTATAACGAAAAAAGGAAAactaaaattgaaattaaacaaCTCATCACAGTAttttgcaaaattaaatttgggttttgtatattttatgaaaagttGGTTTTGGGTTTAAGAAtattaaaaagcaaacaaatataaaacagCAAGCTAAGGCTATGAAACTAAAATGTTTTGAAAGTTTAATTTAAACCTATCATTTGTCAAAAGATTAAAAtcttagatttcaaatctatcTAAACCGCTAACCACCAGTGTCCTAGCATAGATTAAACACTTAGTTTAACTTACTATTAAGATATCTGAAAACACAAAACAAGattgttaaaatatttatatttaaaaataccgAAGACACTTCATAATCATTTCGTTCATCATCACAACTTTCTAATGGATTTATACTTGAGATCCTAAATTTCCCAATCCTCCAAgacaataattttcaaatgctCCCAATCCCTGACAACCACAGATCATTAAAACTTAAAGTCGTTAATCTCACCAAACgaatacaaaattttgaaagcaTATAGCTTATGTGTAATTTGGAATCAAACACATTTGTTTCCAGTCTGGCTAACTATATTGCCGAAAAAAGATACCCTGCTACCATAACAAACTCATCATCAACATATCAGACTGTCAAACCCTGAGTTCTACTACTTCACCAACAACAATGCTCCTTTAAGTGAATAAAAGAAGCCTTTGTTCAAATGACCACCCTCTGGAAGTTAATATTCAGTATGTACCATTGGAACTATGAAATGGCAGCAAGATAAGAGATTCAATTTAACAACGGACACAAGGCATATATTGAAAAAGCAATATGGTAACAGTAAGCACAGTAATTGCAACTGATCCAAATTCTACAATATCTTTCAAACGATTAGATAAAAATAGAAGTTGATAGATGGCACCAAAACCTTTATGACATTAATTCCAAATTCCAACTATCAAAGCTTTCATTCGAAAGCCCACTGATTCTCTCTGCGgatctcttcctcctcttctgGTGTGAAATCATTCTTGATGTTAAAAGTTTTCCGTATTTCTTCAGGAGTCTTCCCCTTGATCATGTCAGCCACTGTCTGGCAGGTAAGATCCAGAAGGCTCTTGATGTTAAGGTAGTTAGCAGCCTAAACAAATTGAATGATGGTAAGGATGATTATAAAAGATCAAAGGTAAAAACATATTTGATAACAGAATAATCAAAATGATTTCTTCCGAGTGAATTGCCCCTACGAAAAGCACTGCACATGCTTCAAATGCTTAGATAGTCAAGCAATATGGCAACATAAGAGACAgaacaattaatttaatatccAAACAAAATGTTTTCAATGTACAAGCAGCAACCTCGAACATagctaaaaatgaaaacaagaaatcacGAGCCAAAATAAATGAGTGGAAAAAGTATACTTGAAAATGCATTTCACTTCTTGTTGGGATACCCATGTTGTGCTTCAGTAAAGGACTAAAAAAATGACTGAAAATTACTGGAAGGCTTTTTCCCCACAAAAACATTGtgggaaggaaaagaaaattaattgtttttatggtTCACACTTCTTCATTTGTACATAATTCTCATCAACTAAACACTTCAATAAATAGATaaagaaatttcatattttgcCTTTTTTCTACTTGACTTTCCAATCAATCCAGACACATTCTAACAGATAAGTAAAGAAACTGGGAGAAACTATTAACTGGTTCTTCAGCGTCAGatcaaaaaaagggaaaataatattaaaaaaaaaaaaccaaagcacATGCAAAATGCTCTCCTTTGTAAGagaaaattttttgtattttctaggaATATCTCCACAGATCATGGGCCACAAATACCTACCGAACAATAAAACAATTTCTTATGGATCCAAACCTTGTCAAGAATATACAACTTATATGGGAAACTAAGAGAAATATATGTTATAACAAACTGAACAATACttaccataattttttttctttcaatttacatgatattattcattttttgagTCAAAGTTAAGACAGCTAATTGGTATTGCATTTGTGCCAAAGCCAAGGCtcaggaaaaataaaagaccaAGTAGAGGAACAGCGGCAATTGGCAGTAGAAATTTTGAAACTTAACAAGAAAAGTTCACCCAAGATGGAAGAAAAGTTCCTATTATATTTGAGAAAACCAAAAGTATCACTACCTCGGCAATGAGTAATATTGCTtcagacaaataaataaaatcaaactgGTTAAAATTCCCAACATTTCAGAAAGTTAAAGCAAAATATGGCTTCCGAtcatttaaattcttttagtcAATTGAATTGTAAATGTATATGTTTCCAGTTATGTCAAATACACATCCAAATAGCAGCAGGGTGAGGTAAGGTCATGATCAACACAAAGGGATTATCAATAAATTGCtctataataaacaaaaaataaaataaaataaaatgccagggcagaaaaaaaaaggattgcaCAAGAAAAATCAACACTGAGGGATTAATGAATTCAAAGAAACCTAGAACAAGGAagaaaaagtagaaaacaaaagatagtgaACATACAAGGAGCATTGGAGAAAGAAATCAGTACTATTTCATACAGAAatcattgattaaaaaaatatgcgaTTGAATAATTTGGAAAGGCCAAATATCACTGTAATTCAAGGAATTTTCAATATGGCCAATGATCAAAGAAAACTACAAATCACTAGCATTGCTCAAACCATGACTCTAAAAAACCACTGCCTCCAAATCAAAATGTACCATATAGACCTTACAAACCATGGCTTTTGAACATTCTCTACAAAACATCAAGCCATCAACTATAAAAAGGGAAAGGATTGgaagaaaaatgctaaaatacatttgaaaaaaaaaacgcctacaacaagaaaaaaaaaacggaggaaataattgatttcaaacacataagatttaaaaataataataataaagcgtGACATGATTTCAAATACTGAATCTgttaattcaaatcaaacaaaataaaaccaatCCACAATCAAGAAAACACAGAGAAAAAGTCAACATTGATTACCAAAATGAGATCGAAGAGGGTGGCCTGATCGACTTTGACGAAATCTGCGTCCCAAGCTTTGATCTCGTCGTCGATGAGCTTCTCGTCGGAGGAGGCCTTCGAGGCGTGGTCAACGTGCTTCTTGCAGTACTCGATGACCTTGGAGAGGATCTTGCTGGTGACGTTGGGAAGGGGGATGTTCTCAGCGCAGTCGTCCTCAATCAAGTGCTTGATGGTCTGGGATTCCATGAGAACGGACTCCTCAACCTCGAACGTCTCTCCATCGGAGCTCTTCAAAACTATCACCTTTGCGCCGTTCTCCGTTGCCATTGAAGGGGTCAACTGAAGCTCAGAAAGAGAAATAGGAAAGGGGTCTCTTCAGAAAAAGGGGAAgcgtttttttttattgggggCACCGCTTTGTGTTTATCAAAACTAGAAGGTGGCATCattatatattaaagaaaatttgcATAAAACATtacaggtatatatatatattaaagatttttcaaattgtttcttttataaGTTACATTTATTACAACAAAGAAATTGAAATGTCTGGGCGAGGTTCCAAACCAAATGGATTGTCTTTTTTGTAGATAGAAGCCCAGTAGAGGGCCCAGCCCGGACCATTCTCCAACTCAACCCCTCAGGCCTATTTACTCGATTCAACCCAATGGGCCGGCCCATATACCAAAGCTGTATAGTCAtggttgttgttttatttataaatttattaataaactaggccaaaatatcaaaatagtccctctattatacaATTTcagcccttttagtccctttaatataaaCTATGCTTTTTAAGcccctttattttcatttttgggaACTTTGGGTCCAATCAATGACGGTCATTTGTCTAGGCGTTTGGTCTGTGCTGACATGGCtcattattgattaaaaaaattcttaaaagtaataaaaatgttggatttaataataaattaatcaagAGGGTTCGGATCACAAAAGTAAGGATCTGAACCCTCATTCTTAAATCCCTAGGTTCCTCTTCCTCATCAGTGAACGAAGAACTTCTACCTTGGTCCACCTCCTACCTGTCGACATCGTCGATCCCACCGTCCACCCTCGGCCATATTGTGCGAAATCCAACTGACGACGCCAGATCTCCTCCATCATCCTCGCGTAACATTCCCGAACTCTTCTCCCGGTGAACTTCCCGACCGACGCCACATTCTGCCGGCGACCTTCCCAACcaatgccatattttttttatagcaatgCTACTAGGGTTTCAGAAAATGTTTATGGTTTGTCTGGGTATGGAAGACATGACAATGTTGATTTAGTCTtccattttgattttgattgtatTTTCATGAATGTTGTAACCATGGTTCACTGTAAATAAGTTCTTGTTAATTcaacaattataatattaatttaagagTAAGCACTCCTGATTCTCCGTAAACATTTAGTTCaattaattagaaattattATGCAAGGTAATTTAAGTAAGAACAGTCATTAcacaaaacaacaattaaacaTTCATTAACAATGAATAACATTATCCAACTTTACATTTAACCAACAAAACATTACAACTTTGCAAAATCACCAAGTTTCACATATCATATATCAAGTTGGAACAAATTTAAACCATTCtcaaagaaacaaaaccatCCCTCTCATTATGCTTCCTTCCTTCAAGA contains:
- the LOC120250523 gene encoding SKP1-like protein 1A yields the protein MATENGAKVIVLKSSDGETFEVEESVLMESQTIKHLIEDDCAENIPLPNVTSKILSKVIEYCKKHVDHASKASSDEKLIDDEIKAWDADFVKVDQATLFDLILAANYLNIKSLLDLTCQTVADMIKGKTPEEIRKTFNIKNDFTPEEEEEIRRENQWAFE